The Erigeron canadensis isolate Cc75 chromosome 1, C_canadensis_v1, whole genome shotgun sequence genome segment TCGTGTTTGCCGAGGAAAATAGGAAGAAACCTTCAGAAATGAGGGCAAGAGAACGCTTCAGGTAAGTTTTGTGGCATTTAGTTGTCATTATTGTTTGTTGCATTGCCTTTAAATCTCAACAActgatgaaatgaaatgatagcTTCTTACTTACCAATACGACCCATGATTAAGTGTGAATATGATCATGGCAGGGGACCTTCATATGATCGTAAAGGATCTTCTGCACGTTATTCACGTTCGCCTAGCCGTGGCAGATCATACTATCGTAGCCCAAGTTATTATTCTCCTTCCCCTAGGCGGGACCGCTACTCTAGGTATGCGTTTTATATTTCGCTATGCTTTAGAATCAGAGGTGGAAAAAATGCGGGATTGAGTTGATGTGTCTAAATGGGTTGTTTTCGAATGGTTTGGATTCTTTTACTGGTTACGTGACGCACTGTTCAAAATTACTAATCTAGTGAAAGATTATTACAGTCTATGTTTTGTAAAGTTGTATCGTTTTAATAGATTAAATTTTTGGAATGAAAAGGATATATACGGGGTTAGGAAAAACTTTGATTAATTGTCAATTTGATTGcctatcaaaaaaaaaaaaagtaaaattgtgAATTTGATCATTGCAGGGGACGTTCATATGATCGTAGAGGATCTTCCTCTCGCTATTCTCGTTCTCCCAGCCGTAGAAGGTCATGCTATCGCAGTCCAGTTTACTATTCCCCTTCCCCTAGACGACACGGCTGCTCCAGGTATGTGTTTATTTTCATCTATGCTTCTGAATTACAGGTGGCAAAAATGTGGGGTGGGTTGATACTTCAAAATGGGCTGGGCAGAATAGTTTAGTTTCTTTTATTGGTTGGAGCAGGGACACACTTCTATTATTAACCTGATACTCCATATTAAATAACTTATGTCAAATACTATTACAAAAGCTATATTGTATCACTAGTTTGAAAATTTTTGGAATAAAAAGAATCTATATGAGGTGGTTTTATACTTTATGCATCAAAAATACACTCTGGGCTGTTTGAATGTTTCAGCCCACCTCTGTTTGACTCAttagaaaaacataaaatcattGCTAATGGGTTAAAAATGCTACTTTTATTCAATATGATCGGGAAAGATTGGATATTGTAATAAGCGTGTGTGTCTGGTCTGTGTGTTAATATGGAATAGGTCCATCTCTCCTCGAGCACGAAGGTACAGAGAAAGGTCTTATTCAAGGAGTCCATACAGATCCGTAAGTAGGAATGTCAGCCCAGGCAGTAGCAGGAGTCCGGAACGTTATTAGTTAATGAATCTAGAAAGGAAAAAGTTGGAACCTCATCTGTATTATGAATTTACTTGTTTGGTGAGATGAGTTTGAActgagttttttattttgtggtAATTAAAAGTTGACTTTCATGATATTTGCTTTAAAATTGCTGAACACTCTCACTTCTCAAGTCTGATTGATTGTAGTAATAAGTTATATGATTAGCAAGTTAATGATAATCTATGTAAGTAAACATGTGTTGGTAACCTTTGTCACATCAGGTCACATCAGGCATTGTTTGAATAAGAGGGTTGGTTGCCAAATCAAACAACCTATGTAACTTTTTAAGACCGAGTACTAATGTTTTTGTTATCTTAATTGATAGATGCAAAGATTAAACGTATCATAGTTATTTGCTAGTATTAGTAGGGATAGGTTTTAGGCCCCATAGGGATtcctttatttaatattaatgcTGTTcgttttatttacattttttaacatCACATGTATCCTTTGACATCATCTTTCATCTCGATCTAAATAAAGACGATCGTAAAAAACCAATCATATGGTTCATTTTCCATTGGCCAATTTCAAAGTATTAGTAtgctttaaaaaaatgaaagaaatttcgtattattaataaattaaactttCTTTTGATTACAACCatacaaaaaatttaattataattgaGGATTAATCTATACTAAGTGTAAATTAACCAGGATATACTTTTTAGTCTGGTCCCAAATCTATGTTAAGTGGGGATTATTAGGCTATAAAACCCTAAGTGACAGTTAAGTTGTCATGCTAATAAATATTTCAGTTTTTCATGATACCAGTAATTTAAAATATGATATCGGAAAAGCTATATCTTAGGAATGCTCGTACAATGCACAGTTTGTATCTCAGTATTTTGCatctaaattttaatttaatgatggCAACATTCTGTTTATTGAAGACCTTTACTCCTAAAAAGAGTCTTGGATCAAAATATGTTACCGTTACTTCGCTCCAAACGCTTTGCACAAACGTTTTTCCCGCCAAGGAAACTGACCTCCTCctccttcttgttcttgtccACCGACAGTCGGTCTagcccaccaccaccaccaccacccatccaGGTTTTACTCACCGAATCAGCGGGTCGTGGTGTATTCGCTACTCGGAACATTCAACCAGGCGAACTCATCCACACTGCCCACCCACTTGTTTCTCACCCATCTCTTTCTTTAATTCATAAAGTCTGCTACTTTTGCCTTAAACATACTTCCCCCAAACATCCCCAGGTACCCAATGTATTGTTTTGCAGCGAAGATTGCAAGAAACAAGCCATGGTATGTATATGTAATGTTTCATATATACATTGCACACCACCTGTTTGATATTAGGTCTGTAAAAAAAAGACTTGATTTTTTCCACTAATTTCCACACTATATAAATCATGCTTACTTAGTGGCTTTGATAAGGGATTAAATCTGGACACCAACTAGGCTACATTCTTATGTTATGAAAAAATCCAACCTAGAGGAGATATGTATCTATAAAACTTGGGTTTGTCCAAGTTGTATCATTGGATGAGATGTAACGTTCTTTTTGAGGATTAATATATGAAAAGGCAATGGCTtgtattgtcaaaaaaaaaaataaaaaaaaatacaacctAGGTTTTCCATACGAAGGGTAAGGTGTGTTTGAATGTTATACACTTGAAGTATATTACTGTGTTTTGATAAAATACAGTTGGTTACATGAAAATTTGCGTTATAACATGAAATCAACATTGATTAAGAAACAAGACCTTCTCTTGGTACGTGACTTAGGCACTTAACATTTCAGTTAATGGGTTCAGCTTTTATATAATATCCTAGAAGCCCTTACTGATTAGTTGATTTTATTAGGACTTTTATGAAGTGGAAAAAGAAGCCGATTGGTCAGCATTTGTTGCGCATTGTCAGTAAGGATCTTCCTAATGCTCTTACAATTTTCATAGCTTTAGCCTGTTACATTTGAAGCTTCCTTTTTCTATGGCCTTTGTGTACTTTTATTAATTGGATTATGATTTTGCTTTCAATATTGTATTTTCAAGATTACGGGGTTTAAAATACCCACTTCTTGCCAAAAGATTGGCCTGCATGGTAATATcaggaaagtttgatgcaaataGTCTGGACATACTTCAACCTGAACACTTGTCTGCTGAAATGATCTCACAGGTACAAGCCTTCATACCGTCTTATAAAGTTTCTACAACTCGTATTTATATAAGGTCTAAATATTACTCATGTCAAGCTTCATGTATCTGCAACAATGGCAAGGTGTGTTCCTTTTAACTAGTTTCATTTGCCCATAGGTGGGCACATACGATTACAGATTttacattgtttttttttataagatgatttaggaggttcTATGCATTAAAATACACTTTAGGCGACTTTGGACCCATTTAATTCGAAAATGAAACGCAACCCAAATCAATCCACTCATAATTAATGGGTCGAAGGTATCACCTCAAATAGTTTTCTAGGCATAATCTGCACTTCTCTGTCTATCCcattatatttttcttaaagCTGCTATATCCcaatattgttgatgattattgaCTTGGACTTATGTAgctatgttgatgacattttgCAGATGGAAGAGGAGCTTGGTTTGTTGAGAGGGGCCCTAGAGGAATCAGGCATCAAAGAGGAGCAGTTAACATGTAATTTTATAATGGTTATCACTACTTATGTCAGTTAAAATTATAATCTGTCCGGACTTGGAGCTAAATTACAGAAAATCAGTTTACAAGTTTGTTGTTAAATATTACTCCGTAGAAAATCATAAGCTTTAGTTTCAATAGAATTTATAAAGTACTGGACTATTTAGGATCATACACGTTGACTTCAAATTACAAATTcgaaaaatgtttttgaaaagtGAATAACCTGAACATATTgcattataacttttttatgacTCTGAATAATTGCTAATTTGCCATTTAGTTTTAACCATCGAATGGTATGCTGGAGTACTGGCTAGAATTCGTATCAATGCCTTCCGTATTGAAGTGGCTGGAGGCTCTTATGAAGATCTGCTTGCATCCGCAGCTGCATCAGTAGAATCAGAAGCTGCTGTTGGCAATGCTGTGTATATGCTTCCATCTTTCTATAATCATGACTGTGGTAAGAAGTTCTCTGGACATGAAACTATAAACAACAGCAGAGGCAGAATAGGTTGGTTGGGTAACGGCAAAAGGTTTAGTTTTTGTGCAATTCTCAATGGGCCTCTTGGGGTTGATCTGAAACATATTTTGGTCCAATATTTTCATTGTCAAGTTAATTAAAGTAAGTTTTACTATGGCAATAATAATCcactttttaaatcaaatgatCTATAAGGtgtaatatttataaaactcaGGCAATATTTACTAGTTTGACCAGTTTCCTTTTATGATTTTAGCTGCTTGACCCGTTTCCTTATAAGCTTTTGCTTTATACTGTTAAGAGGTAAAACATAGCCCGTATCAACCAATTCATAGGCAATTGGGTTAAATGCCACCTCTAAAACAAGCTacacatttatcatgaaaagtTGTTACTGGCTAAAGAAAATATAATGTATCATTGTGAAACAAGCATGTCTATGCAAAAAGGGTTTAGATAATTCTTAATTATACTTTGAAAACATATTTGACACACTTGCTTGACTTTTTTTACTATAGATCCCAATACACACATAATTTGGTTGGAAAATGTGGAAGCAAGATTGAAAGCTCTGAGAGAAATTGAAGCAGGTAAATCTTTTAACCATTCTTGTTTCGAATATGCAACTATTTATCATCTATGTTGTAATTCATGCGGACTCTATAAAAGAGCTCCATCTTTatgtttttggttttcaatGGCAGGTGAAGAGCTGCGGATATGTTACATTGATGCAAGCATGGATCGAGAGGCTCGACAAAATATCCTATCTAATGGGTTTGGATTTGAGTGTAGCTGCCCTCGTTGTATGGCAAATGATTAACCTGGTCTTGTGGGCTGATGCCACTTAGGTTCGGATTAACTCTTTAGTTTTATGTTGTTCCTtagtacctttttttttatattttttttatatatataataaactttgaaGTAAAGGATCCCCAGGACCCTTTTTTTATAATGAATCTGGTAAGTTATCGTCCATACTCCAGATCATACTGAATTTATATAGAGCATAAGAACCACTTTCTTTTCCCCTCTCCTATTCTAAACTTAATTAACATGAAGTAACACCATCACTGAACGACACCAATACCATTTGTTTTTACTTGTTTGCAGCGTTTTCTTACAtatgaaattatatgtattatttacTTCTGAAATGAATTCAACCAAGTATGATCTAACACATAATTGAGAAAcgctttttaatttttaaaaaaaaaaaggttatacaataatttattttgttaagatCCACTCCATGCATCTATAATAGTGATTTATTTAACAACTAGTCTGTCCTTGAGCATTAGCTAAATAGTTGAAAGACCATTCCCATACATAAGGTTttgtgttcaagccttggggAGGACATAAAGAAGTCCTTTTATGAGGGTTTGGCTTGGGTTGTCGTCccttcggacggattagtagggggttttctcccatcgggtatttgaaatagacatttctccttcgagggagctctctagcgcggatccggttaggacaacgtatgctagatctCGCTGTCAAATCGCAACACGAAATtttcaacgaaattcacctttaaaaataatttaagaaTTAGTCTAATCCCAAAgacccaaacacccccttagtaAATTTCTCgtacataatattaaaattattccTCCAAGGaacaatcaacaacaaaaagaatCATGTGGAAGATTTTGTTGTcataaaatattactcgtatcttTTATGAGTAGTCgacatattaaaaaatcatttaatttttattaataatactgTGATAACTGATAAGTTCTTGTAACTTGTACTCGCTCGTACTCTAAGTCATCATCTCAATTTTTACTTTGGAGATAAATTTCTTTTGATGATGCTGTTATAGTGTTATGTCAATATCATCATATATTAGGCTGGAAGACAGATCGATGATATGGGTATATTTTAGATTCGAAGTACACATCCAAACATTTTTGAATAGGGTAAGGTCATCGCCGACGagtaataatatatgttatttttatttcaatactagtcctaatacccgtacgatgtacggtagctatatagattgtgtCATAAACAAATCGAATATGCCTCGATCCGTaggtatgaaataaattgtggttaaagtaaaccgatgattgaagctaaattataataaacagtaatgataaatacaatataactttagttaaagttttggatttacctaaaatttttacgatcacatcaaaatcgaaacttgtaagcatagttgatgacgacaaatagccttgtgattctGATCGtaaattcaaatttttgaagtcacgttaataacttattttaagtaatataagtaataagagttgaaCAATTGAAAAAGTGAAAgacacaattttattaatgagaaaacgatcaatcaaataaagttatcatgagttttgtatctataagccaAGAGCTAGACTTTAATCTtaagtctaataaaaaaaattgaatcaatatacaattaaaaaagctaatttaataaattaattaaaaggacacatgttgatcaaggattacgccacgtaTCGTTTCAAAAaatctcaatcctgttttagtttattggtagattttttttcctttttattaggTATGCTTTAAAAGTACGGTAATGTTATAAAGATTCTggtgattatttatatattttctaaacaattatctataataatatctaataaaacaaaccacccattttttttcttaaactttctgtttttaaaaaatcaaaattacccttattctttattcactaatttaaaaatttacatctaatatacttataatacctttTAATGAAAGTTATGGAAGttgtctctctacctttgggtagaggtaagactgtctacagctcactTCCCCGTACCCTGTCTAGGGATTGGgtctttgttgttgttgtgttgttgCACCTTTAACGAGAGTAATTTACATTATAGATCCCCCAACATTTAAAATAACTGCAATATCACAtgttaacatcaattacttttacattcaccgcCATCGTTGCCCCATCATTGTCCCCACATCCGctcccaccaccgtcaccaccaccacctccgccatcactaccccCAACGCCACCACATTGTGTGGGCATAAGCCTAGTCattatttatattgattttaaCTATTGGTTGGTCATGTATTAaatatcaatgttttaaaaaccggtattttagtcatatcaGCGTGACAAAAAattccggtattatcggtattaccggaaataccggtcggtacgactattttaatttattttatttttttagtaaaaatcctacaaaacttgttacaatttaacgaaaatagtcaaaatacaattataatccactcaaggataataccaaataggtatttcataacataATATAAGATTTAAAGctcacaaataaccaaaaaaaataacatttaagTATCTTAAAAATAGTATTCAGAATATctatacaacaacaaaaaataccAGAAATACAGGAAGTCAGAAACGGTAATAACGGGAATACCGCCGGTATTAAATAGTAAAAATATTGGGCTTAAAATACCGGAGGACCCTCCgataccgataataccggttggtatttaccggtatttaaaacattgttaAATAGCAccaaaatttaatacatatatttaacctTACCAAATTAGTCACATGTATTTCCTTTGATAGATCAGGTTGTATAAGAAAAACAGAAGCCAAAGATACTTAATGAATTCTCATgcaaaactaaataataattgACGTACGTGACGATGATAATTTATGTTAGTGAGTGGCAATATTGGTGAGTAGCGATGATGGTAATTGGTAGTGATAATGATGGCGACGACATCTATGGATGAATATGTGGAGAGATACGAGTTTCTCATGAGAGAATCATGATtatgaaaataagaaaatagtttgaaaaaatgGTTTTATCTTCGAAGGTCGCATTAGGTTTTAAGTTGGTTATATCTAGAATTcttataaatttttagaatattttgaagttaaaagaaagaaaaaggaggggTGGAAGGGTTAAATGCATTATAagcaaatatagatatatatcaaaACGAATTATAAAAGTGGACAAAATAacaaatgtaaataaataataactaaatgAATACCTGCACGATATGATAACCAAAGTGGTGGCGGCGTTGTGGTGGTGGAGGCAGTTGTTGGTGGTGCTGACGAGTAATGTACATTATTTATGTAAATTAGTACTCGTAgatgttataaattaattttcattaaaataactatatcatGTAGAGAGATcgagattctctaaagttgaaAATCTTGACAattgattttaatttcaaaattcaaagatCAGTTTTGAATattaaccattgattttaatccaatcaTAATCCATACAACTTACtaataaagttattttcaaCTTTAACGGATCTCAATAAAGATGTTTAAAATAGTGAATAATGGTGAGaatcattttaaatatattactcgtaaattattttttgataagGAAGGTAAAGGtgaaatttttatatagtaatgaATAGATAATTATAAGAGGTAatgatgtatactcttttaaaaatcaacttaataaTCAACTTAAAATGTATACAACATGACAAGGGTAATTAATTTAACCTTGCTTTGATAATGTCACTTGTCATAATCATCTTGTTACATTGATTATCTAagttaatttatcattttattataatattatgattaaTAACTATAAAATAAGATAGATGCGTTTTCAAGTGGTCAATCTATTGGGCTTGGAAGGGAGACCCATTTGGTTGTTTCTCGGTTGCCTCTGCCAAGAAGTAGCTTAGAAAACCCACTGGTCTCAATAATGTGTACCATTTTACATGGAACAAACTGGTTCCCGGTAAAGTCAACATCATGGCTTGGAGACCGGAGATGGATCGACTGCCCACAAAGGATGCTCTTGCTAAAAGAAATATCCAGGTTCCTTATAACCTTTGTGTTCTTTGCAATCAGTCCCCCGAAACAGTTAATCATTTATTCTTATCTTGTGAATTAGCTAATATGTTGTGGTGTTACATTAGTACTTGGTGTAAAATACCACCTATGTTAGCTTTTTCCATCCGCGACCTCTTTTGTCTTTATGAAAGGGAGAAACAGAAAATCTCTAGCCATCCGAGcaattattatttttggttgttGGTGCTTATGGAAAATGAGAAACAACAAATGTTTTAATGGAGTCCCCCCCTCACGGCTTCGACTtataaaagaaatcaaaagcttTAGCTATTTGTGGATCAAAAGGCGAGCAAAGAACATAGAGGTAACTTGGGAGATTTGGTGCGTAATGCGGATCCACAGCTGAAAGTATAACCTAGGCCAAAACCTAGCGAAGACGATACTTGGCCAACCAAGTTACCGGCGTCGGAAATTGGATATCTCGGTCAACCGAGATAAAGAGACAGTAAAcacttttgtttattaaaattcaattatatataacCACCCAACCAAAAGGGTATTACACGATTTATATAAGAAACAAAAGACAGTAAACATAAAAACACAAATCCCTAAACTTATGGTCCAAGAAAAACAAACGAATCACAACTAGAATTATTGTCTTCCAATGGTTAAATGGGCCTTCTGTCGTGGATTGGTTCTAGCCACTTTCATCAGTGGGCTGGACGTTGTCTTCCACTTGGGCTGTTATGTCCAGATCCGTATCATCCTCCCCTCCTAAAAAACGACTTGACCCCGAGTCAGCATCTAAAGGGTCATCCTCAACATAAGGAGCGAGATCAGCAACATTAAAAGTAGCAGAGACACTATAATGACCAGGTAAATCAATTTTATAAGCATTGTCGTTAATGCGTTCAAGAACACGGAATGGACCATCAGCTCGAGGTTGTAACTTAGCAAAACGCCCATGTGGAAATCTTTCACGTCTCAAGAATATCCACACGAGATCACCAACTTGAAAAACGACCTTGCGGCGATGTTTATTTGCACGAGCTTGATATTGTAAATTGTGTTTAGTGATTTGAGCTCTTACCTGTTCATGAAGCAACTTAATTTGAGCTGCTCGATCACTTCCCTCAGCACTAAACTTATTAACACCTGGCAGTGGCACAAGATCAAGCGGTGTAAACGGATTTCGCCCATAAACCACTAGAAAAGGACTACGTCCTGTGGAGCTATGAGCGGACCTGTTGTAAGCAAACTCAGCATGGGGAAGAGCAAGATCCCATTGCTTCTTGTTGTCACCCACAAGGCAACGCAGGAGATTACCCAAGCTACGGTTAGTAACTTCTGTTTGACCGTCAGTTTGAGGGTGATGAGAAGAACTAAATTGCAATTTTGCTCCCAATTGTCTCCAAAGAGTGTGCCAAAAATGGCCAACAAACTTCACATCCCTGTCCGATACAATGGACT includes the following:
- the LOC122608469 gene encoding serine/arginine-rich SC35-like splicing factor SCL33 is translated as MRGRSYSYSPSPERYHRSPSPKRGRRYGARDLPTSLLVRNLGRGCRPEDLRGPFGEFGHLRDVYLPRDYYTGEPRGFGFVQYHDPYDAAEAKYQMDGQILLGRELTVVFAEENRKKPSEMRARERFRGPSYDRKGSSARYSRSPSRGRSYYRSPSYYSPSPRRDRYSRGRSYDRRGSSSRYSRSPSRRRSCYRSPVYYSPSPRRHGCSRSISPRARRYRERSYSRSPYRSVSRNVSPGSSRSPERY
- the LOC122585687 gene encoding histone-lysine N-methyltransferase ATXR4: MLPLLRSKRFAQTFFPPRKLTSSSFLFLSTDSRSSPPPPPPPIQVLLTESAGRGVFATRNIQPGELIHTAHPLVSHPSLSLIHKVCYFCLKHTSPKHPQVPNVLFCSEDCKKQAMDFYEVEKEADWSAFVAHCQLRGLKYPLLAKRLACMVISGKFDANSLDILQPEHLSAEMISQMEEELGLLRGALEESGIKEEQLTFLTIEWYAGVLARIRINAFRIEVAGGSYEDLLASAAASVESEAAVGNAVYMLPSFYNHDCDPNTHIIWLENVEARLKALREIEAGEELRICYIDASMDREARQNILSNGFGFECSCPRCMAND